The sequence AATGAAATAGCAGTATTGTTTTAGGGTGATTTAAAATGAATAGAGTATCTGATGACAACTTTAGCTAAAAATTCGGGAATCTGGCAATGGGCCTTGTTTAGTTTCGTACTGGCCGGTTTGACAGGTTTTGTTTTCAGAATGGGTTTTGTGTTCCCGCTGCCTGAGTTTCTGAATTTAGAAAATATTCGCCATGCTCATTCTCATCTTATGTTTTTTGGATGGGCTTCTTTACTTCCTTTATACTTTATCAAACTAGACATTATATCCGGCTACCATGCAGCGCTTGGAGCACGCCTGATGAAGAATTCACTTTGGTGGATATTGATTTTTGGGATACTCTCTTTTCCGGTATTTCTCTTGTTTGGGTATCAGTCAGTTTCCATAAGCTCAACTTCTTTGCCTCTGGCCGTTATTTTTTCCGGAATGGTGATGTTGGGCTGGTATGGATTTATGGCAGGGTATGTGATCACTAAATTCAAAAAGAAAAATTTTCAGGCTAACATCTTTTATGAAGCAGCACTGGTAATGTTATTCATATGTTCTTTAGGAGCTTGGTCGGTTGGCGGAACGCAAATCTTTGAAATCGGCGGGCCACTATTGCCAAAGGCGTTAACACATTTCTTTTTAGCCAATTTTGTAGAAGGCTGGGTGATTTTGGTGTTAATGGGTTTCATTAGCAAAGCATTAGCCATGAAAGAGGACGATTTTGTGGTTTCACCAACGGCTCTTGTTGCATTAATAGCGGTAGGGGCACCGTTTACCTTCCCCTATGGATTTTCAGAAGGACTCATCAATTTTGATTTATCCGTTGCTGCACGAACAGGCGGGATTTTAATCGCTGAAGGAGTTCTACTGTTTGCTTATTCTATAATTCGCACCCACCGGAATCATATTTCCTTATGGATATGGCCTATCATTTTTCTTGTATTGAAATCTTTGATGCAAATAACGGCATCTGTAACCCCAATGGGGATGTGGTTAGCTGACCATGGGGTTCGAATTCTATATCTGCACACTACCTTACTTGGGGCTTTATCTACCGGAATAATTTGGTTTCTGTACCAAATGGTATCCATGAAGAGAATATATTTTTATGCGGTTTTGATTTCAATAGCGATGCTAATAGGCAGCCTTGTATTGCCAACCAGTATTTTGCCGGTTACTTTGTTTGGAGCATGGGTTTATAAAATATTGGCTATAGTCGCTATTTTCCCTGTAATCGCAGTTCTCTTCTTTTGGCTCAAGTTGGGGACAATCGTAGAGCAAGAACATCACCCCAAGCATCCCAAGGACATACCTTCTATTAGGAGAGAAGCTGTTCTATAAACTCCTTAAGAACAACAGTACTGTTATACTCTTCATCTTTTGAGGCATATATAAAGGTGATGGTTTCTTTTTGTTCTGCCAGCTTGATTAGTTTTTGAATGTCTTCAGACCCATATAGTTCTTTACGATATCGATCTTTGAATTCATCCCATTTGTCAGGATCATGATTAAACCATTTCCTTAAATCATGGCTGGGAGCAACCCCTTTCATCCACTGATCCAGTTTTGCCCGTTCTTTGGAAACTCCCCGGGGCCAGAGTCGTTCAGTGAGAATGCGATATCCATCCTCTGAACTGGCTTCTTCATATACACGTTTTGTTTTGACGGTAACCATACCCTTAATATGTTAAATCAAGTTGATCAATGAAATCAATACAGATGAGATTCTTTTTAGCTTAAATATCATTAGTTTAACATTGAACTAATTCAAAGTAGATAATCAGGTCACGATGGAATTTGGAATTTATACCTTTGTTGAAAACACTCCGAACGCTGAAACAGGAGAGACTCTTCACCCTGCTGAGCGGCTTCAGAACCTTATGGAAGAAATTGAACTCGCCGATGAACTAGGTCTGGATGTTTTTGCTATAGGTGAACACCATAGAGAAGAGTATGTCTCGTCTTCGCCGTCCACATTATTGGCTGCAGCTGCAACGCGCACCAAAAACATTCGATTAAGCAGTGCTGTAACGGTGCTGGGTTCGGAAGATCCGGTGCGGGTTTATCAGCAATATTCTACCCTTGATTTACTTTCGAAGGGGCGGGCTGAAATTATGGTGGGTCGTGGATCTTTTATCGAGTCATTCCCACTCTTTGGTTATGACCTGCAAAACTATAGTGAGCTTTTCTCAGAAAAGCTTCAGCTGTTAATGGAAATTCGGGAACAAGAAAATATCAGCTGGCAAGGAAAATACCGTCCTTCCATTGATGACAGAGGAGTTTACCCAAGACCGTATCAGCAGAAAATACCGGTATGGAGAGCGGTTGGAGGAACCCCTAAATCAGCCTATGAAGCAGGAGCAATGGGAATGCCAATGGCGATAGCAATTATTGGCGGTCAACCGGCGCAGTTTAAGCAAATGGCAGATTTACATCGCAGGGCTGCTCAAGAACACAATCAACCCAAACCTGCATTGAGTATTAACTCGCATGGTTTTATAGCAGAAACAACTCAGAAAGCAGCTGATATTGCATTTCCGGCATTTAAGACTACGATGGATAAAATTGGTAAGGAAAGAGGGTGGCCGCCAATGAGCAGGCAGCAGTTTGATGCTTCAATTACTTTGAAAGGAGCGAACGTGGTTGGAAGCCCACAGGACATTATCGATAAGATCATTTATCAGCACGAGATATTCGGTCATGATCGGTTCCTGCTCCAGATGAGTGTTGGAAGTGTTCCTCATGAAAAGCTTTTACGCTCTATTGAACTCTTTGCCAAAGAAGTTGCACCTGCAGTAAGAGAGAAATTGGGAACACCTGTTCAATAACGCAGGCTAATTACTTATTGAGTTCCGCTCTCCGGTTTTTTAGCTCTTGAGAAGCCTTTGCATAACCGCCATCGGTTCCATCCACAAAGTGGATATGGTCCTTCTGATAGCTTTTAACATAGCAGGTAACCATTGCTGCGAATGATGAATGTATCCCATAAGCTAATTTCTTGTTCTGAAAAAGATTGTCCAGAAACTTGGTTAGTTCCAAGCGTTGCTTAATGGTTCCTGAAGCTACAAATCGGAGTCCATCTCCAAATTTCTTGTAGTCTGCATGGCGTACCAAATCCGGTTTATAATCTCCCCAATCTGTGGCAGATGTTTTCTTTTTAAATTTCATCAGGTAAAGACCTGTAACTAGCTGAAAAATCATCATGCCAATGTGTTTCAGCTTTTTTATAAGGGTAGGAGGCTGTGTTCTTAATTTCCATTCAACCCCAAGTGATATTGGGTTCGTGGTCATCTGCAACTCACTTTCCCTGATGGGGTGGAAATCATCTTCAGTACCGTAGATTTCTTCTATCTTTTTAAAGCATGCTTCATAAATATCAACGGTCTCATTTTCGTTCTCACCAAAAGCCTGAATTATATATGCTGCTACTTCATCTTTGTTGCTGGGAACCTGACTCCACCTACATTCTAGTCCGGAAAAATCGGCTTCTATCGGTGTAACATCCTTAAGTCTGTCTTCCTCCTTAATAAGGGTTTCAGCAAAAGTAACTCCACTTCCCCAAAATATGGTTTGGTCGATAAATTCGGATAATTGTAATCGTGCTACGCTAATTTCATGACCTCTTTCTCGCAGTTCTTTTATAGATACTAATCCAATGGCCATTTCTAAATCATAAGCATCTTTTACGGCTTTCTTACAGAATGCGAGTATTCCTTTAATATCGTCGATATCTTTATTGGGAAGTGCGATGAATGAGCCGTCACCCCCAAACAAATAAGGCAGTAAATTTTCTTTCCCATAGAAATTATTGAGAGCTGCTATGATGGAAGCCCCAGCCATATTTACTTCCTTATATTTACCCATTCGAATGGCGTCTGTTGAGTTGCGAATATCGGCTAAAGCTAGATACCAGTCATCGGGAAGTGGGGTATAATGAGTGTGATTTGAGACTTCTCTGAAAGAAGGAACAATGTTTAAGCTTTCGTAAAATTCTGTGGTGTTCATGAGTTCTAGAGTGACAAATCAGTGTGAAGCGCGGCGAAAAGGTAGTTTTTATTATGCCATAAAAAAAGCCTGCTTCAAAAGAAGCAGGCTTCAAGATTTAATATCTAAAGTCTTTATTTAATCAGACTTGTATTTTCCAGTTCAATTGTTGATTCGAATTCGAACTGTTCACCATCTTCTAGTTCAATGCCTTCAACTAATGAATCAGCATAAGCATCGTTAGTTGGGGCGAATAAAACATCATATGTGTTGTCATCAAGACCAACCAGGCTAAAGTTGCCATTTTCTTCATTTGGCTGTGTACCAACGGTGTCTTCACCTACTATAGCGTAGACCCATGGTTCAGCTTCTAATGGAAGAACGGTACCAGAGATGCTTGCTTGTTCTTCTAAATCTACCGTTCTGAGAACCGGTCGTAAAATATATCGGTCATTTCCGGTAACTGTGATAGATTGAGAAGCATCAAAGTCGATAACAAGATCGTATACCTGACCTTCTTCAACATCTGCCTGCACATTCAGTTTATAACCGGATTGTTTTGCGCTCGGAGTTACAAGGGCGTATGTTTCGCCATCAATAACTACTGTGTTATCGTCGCCAAGCATGAGGCGAATTTGGTTATATCTGCCGGCTTCAAGTTCAGTCTGGCCGAGGTCAAGCGTAGCACCGTTTTGATAATCTAAAAGATTAACGGTCATGGAATTATCCATTATAGAATACCAGCCGTTCTTATCATCGTCACCGTCTTCATTGCCTTCCCCGTCCTCATCAGGTTCTTCAGCGTCTTCGTCTTTATTAACTAATACCTGAGTAATTTCAATGTTTACCTCATCATATGCTGCCGGAGCATCGGTGAGGGAAACTTGCATTGTACCGGTACCAGATCCACTGTTGGAGCTACACGCTGTAAATGCAAATGAGGTGACCAGAATGGTTAATATTGATAAAAATCTAAACTTCCTTATTAAATACTGCATTAAATAAAATCTGTTTGTTCGAGTTCACTAATTGAAACAAGCCTAAGCTGATAATGTTTCGTATTTTAGATTTTATTATTTAAACAAATTTAGGATCATTATAAACAGTAATTTAACCAGCTCCTGCAGAGGCGCCACCACCCGCAGTTCCTGCAACGGCTCCGCCTCCTGTAGCCCCACCTCCGGCCGAAATTGTTCCTGTAGCAGCAAGGTTACTGAACGAAGAAGCAATAGTAGTTGGGGAATTGTTACTTCCGGGAAGAATAACCATCCAGGTTATTAAAGATGCTGCTGCCTGATTCTGTTCAAACATCTGTTCGATATTTGATTTACCCAGACCAAAGGCTATCCCGTAAATAAAGTGTAAACCAAGGTGGTTGTCAGGTATTGAGTAATCTTTGGCATTTTTTAAAGCTTTGTGATAATTCTTCCAGGTTTGATAAAGTTCTTCTCCTTTAGGAGTTCTTCGAACAATGACCAGAGATAAAAGACAAGCTATTAAGCACCAGATAATGGATAGGCCTACAACCGGATGAATAAGAAAAATCCCAACTGCTCCACAAAGCATAAGTACAGACTGAAGCCCTAGGTTCCAATACATTCCCAAATAGCTTGTGTCGTCGATCCAGCCTCGGTCTTTTCCAAATTGATTAACCATGGATTGCCATTCCCGAAACCACTTGGATACTTTGGAATCACTGTATTTAAAAATATCCTTGATGTTATGACCTTCACTCTCAATTCGTCCTTTAAGAAAATTCAGGAAGTCTGATTCCCAATTAACCATATTGGGTTCAATTTCTTTATCAGCTAAATGAATGCTGAATTCAGATTCTTTGGATGAAAATAATCCCTCCTCAGGCTCTTCTTCTTTTAATTGGAGATAACCTCTTCGTGCTAAATCGAGTAAAGTAGCTGTTACATGGCCACCGGTTACATTTCTATGCATAAGTAACCAACCTATGGCAGCCGGTTTTTGATTTCCCGGTATCATCAGGCTTTCATTTCGGGAGAGATTTATTCTGTGTCTTGATCCATATTTACGATAGAAATAGATAAAACAAATAATGCTCAATCCCACTAGTATGACAATTACTTTAACACCCAGATTTATTAGCCGTTCTTCCTCAGCCTGTGCCAGTATTTGTTCTTGGCGGTAGCTTTCTTCGTCATTTTTGGCCCATGCTAAAGAAAAATCAGGGTCACTAATGCTGATTGCATTTTCATTAAAAACTGAAGTGGGGAAGACGGTTCGAATGATGACTGCTTGGTTTTTGCTGATTTCTGTACCGCTAAACCGAAATCCATTATCTAAAGTAAAAGACTCCATTGCCCAGGCAGGCTCACGAACCCAAGAGTGTAAGTCAGATTTTTCTACAGTCTCGGGAAGCTGAATGACAATGGAATAGTTATCTGTAGATTTATTTCGATTATCTGACGCATAATTCCAGAAAAATTCACTCCATTCGGGTCCAATGGTAATGGCTCCCTCAAGTGTATAGGAAACTGAGAAAGTACGTTCTTCATCTTCAGCGCTATAAAACCATTTAATGTTGTAAGAGTTATCGGATTCCTCAACCAGAAAGGAGCCTTCCTCTTCTGTGTTCAAGTTGATGAAGTCGTTATTACTCTCGGATACTCTTATATCTCTGATAAAAGAGGATGCAGTTTTAGCAAGTTCGTAATTTGCCCACGAATAACTCCCATCAAAAACATAAGTGAGATGCTCGGTGATTCTGATTGTACCGTCAGGATTGACCGTGACTTCAACTTTTATGGTAGGAATTTCATATTCCTTTGCCTCCGAAAAAGAAGGATAGAAGGAGAGTAATAAAATCAGGGAAATGGTGATAAAAAAGGGGAGTTTTTTCATAGCTGAATTCTTTCAGATTTTATCAAGGATAGTCATTCTGTTCATCTACTCAAAAAAGAAAGCAGTTGTTACAGGCGTTGACATACAAACATAAATATGATAGTATTCTCGTATGAGAACTTCCGTAGATATTCCCGACGAAATAATGAAAAAAGCTAAAATTAAAGCCGTTGAAGAGGGTATAAGCCTTAAGGATTTAATTATACGCAGCCTTAAGAACGAACTCGAATTGAAAGCGAAAACGGCAGGCACTCCCTGGAAAGATCTGAAGGGTAAAGGATCAACAGCAGATCTTTCTCCTGATAAATCAGGATTTTCAGATTTCTAAATTCCATCGCAAATCGGCATAGAAATGATTGTACTTGATACCCATATTTGGTTGTGGTGGCTGCTTGATGAGGGAGCTCTCACAGATGATGAAAGGCAAACACTTGATGAGGCCGCAGCTGCAAAAGAAATAGCGATATCAGCTGCGTCTATTTGGGAGGTGGAATTGCTCGAAAGAAAAGGAGCCATTCAGCTTCAGCCTAACTTAGAAACGTGGATTGAGCTGGCTACAAAACCTGAAGTGTGTAAGGTAATTCCAATTCAAAAAGAAGTGATATTGGCTCAAAAAAAATTACCGGACAATTTTCCGGATGATCCCGCTGACCGACTAATTGTAGCTACTGCACTTCATTATGAATATGGCTTAGCGACTAAAGATAAAACGCTTCAGGAATTGGGATTCTGAAAATTACCCAAAGTTCCAGGTCACGCCACGTCCAATCTCAGGATCCGGATAATTCCAATCTACAGCTCCCTGATCACAAGCATACATGCACGTACCACATTCGATGCAGTCTTCAACCTGAAAGTGAACCTTGCCGTTATCATCCATAGTGTAGCAGTTTGCCGGACAAACGTAGGTTGTACATTTATGGGGACAGGTTGAGTTGCAAATATCCGTGTCGACAATAATATGTGCTTTAATCTCAGATTTGGCCTGATTTCGATAGCTAACTAATCCAAGTCGTTCGCTTAATTTTAAGTTTTTCATAACGATTTTCCTGCTTTAAATCCGAGTTTCGCTAATTCCCAAATAGATGAATGTCTTTTGATAGCACCTTTAATCATATCTCTTGATTTCGGAGTCGGCTCATTTTTGATGGTGAAGAATTGACGCCCAAAATCACAAACCAAATTCGGTACTTTTTGCTGCATGGTTTCTGTGTGTAGCAGATGAACAGCATCCTGAAAGCCATTGATATCTTTCATTACATAGCTTTCATCCATCACTTTTCGGTACTCTTTTAAAGTAGAAGAAGTGAAGTCACCTTTCTCTTTAGCTTTCACAATAGTTTCAGCAGCCAAAATGCCTGAGCGCATAGCATAATCCATGCCTTGAATGGCTTTACCTGCGTTCATCAATAAATTGGCAGATTCACCGGCCAGCAGAATTCCATCTTTATAAAGTTCTTTTGGCATTGCACGCTTATCACCAGAAGAAACTACATGAGCTGAGTACTCAACAATTTCCCCATCCTTAATGATATCAGCGATAGTAGGGTGCGTTTTGAAATGATTCAAAATATCATGCGGACTTTTCTGCTTGTCGCGCATGTCTTTAATGCCAAGTACAAGGCCAAGAGAAATGGTATCACGATTGGTATATAAAAACCCGCCGCCTTCAACGCCATCGGTAGCCCAGCCCACAAATTCATTGCTCATTCCGCTGAGTCCGTTGAGCTGAAATTTTTGTTCCAGCACTTCCTGATCAAACCGAATAATTTCTTTGATTCCGGTTAGCATATGATCGGCCGGAACGTATTTATCCTGAAGGCCAACTTGCCGGGTTAAGAGATTATTTACGCCTTCAGCTATAATTACTGAGTCTGCATGGAACTCATCTTCTCCGGTTTTGATGCCAACAGCTTTGTCGTTTTGCATCAGTACTTCGTCAACCTTTATATTGGTTGCGATGAAGGAATCCATAGCATAATCAGAAGCATCAATTGCTTCCTGAACTTTACCGGAAAGCCAGTTATCAAATTTTGAGCGTAATACTACAACTCCGGAATAAGGAGACTCATCAAAATGCGAGGATTTAAAATCCAAAGAAAAAGTCGATTGCTCGTCCATAAAGGTAAGCCGGCGGTGATTTATAAATCGCTCCCAGCCGCCATTCTCATCTTCCCAATAATTTGGAACGAGTTTAGCAAGGTCACTTCCCCATAACACTCCACCTGAGACATTTTTAGAACCGGCAAATTCACCGCGCTCAATCAGAAGGAATTTCATGTTATTCCGAGCGAGCGTCATTGCAGCAGCTAGTCCGGCAACGCCTCCGCCAATTACTATACAATCAAACTTTTCGTCCATGAGTAAAATTTTAAATGTTGAATTTTAAATGTTAAATGAGGTATAGCCCATTTAACATTCAGCAATTAACATTAAACATTAGTTTTTGATTTTTTTGATTTCTTCGATGAAAGGAGGGAGTATTTTGTATAAGTCTCCAACAATTCCATAATCAGCGATTTCGAAAATAGGGGCGTCCGGATCCTTGTTGATGGCTACAATCACTTTGGAATTTGCCATACCGGCCACATGCTGTATTGCACCAGAGATTCCAACTGCGATATATAGTTGAGGAGATACGACTTTACCTGTTTGGCCAATTTGCAAACTTGGGTCGTAAACACCTGCTTCTGTTAGTGCTCGAGAAGCTCCAATTCCGGCATTTAGAGTGGATGCTAATTCTGAAATCAGGTTTTGGCCTTCTTCATCTTTAACTCCACGTCCGGCTGCTACAATAGATTCTGCTTCATTAAGGTCAATAGTGTCACCAGAGGCAGAAATGATTTCTTTAAGGGTAGATTTGAGTTCAGACTCATCCATGTTGAAGTCGATGTTCACGACTTCAGCTTCTGTAGGATTCTCAGCTAGTTCATAAGAACCGGAACGGACGGAGACTAATACTCTATCGCCTTTAGCTTCATTCTGGGCTATTATTTTAGCTGCCATTACCGGCCGTTTAGCTTTAATTCCGTCGTCTGTAAGTTCAAATTCAGATACATCCGGCAAAACTGCTGCATTCTGATTTGCGGCCAAGGCACCTAATATATCTTTTGTGCCTTCCGTAGAAGCAAATGCTACAACAAAAGGATTTGCTGCCTCCATTACATTAGCAAAAGCTTTCAGCAATGGTGTGTTCATGTGGTTTTTGAAAATAGGATCTTCAACGACATAGATTTTAGAAGCCCCATATTTCTGAACGCCTTCAACATAAGAAGATGCTTTTTCGTCAATAATAACAGCTTCCACAGAATGACCACCTGATTCGGCTAAAGCTTTGCAATGAGATAAAACTTCTAAAGACGATCGTTTTATTTTGCCGTCTGAAATTGCGATGTGAGTTAAAATAGTGCTCATGAATAGTTCCTTTGAATCGTAAATTTTGACTTATGGATCAGAGTTTTTGTATTCAAACCTCTAATCTATCATTTCTAATTTCTAAAGTACGTTAGACTTGGTGTCAAGAAGTTGTGCTACTTCACGGGCTATTTCATCCGGTTCACCCTCAAACTTTTCACCTGCTTGTCGTTCTGGCTTTTCCTCATACCCCAAAACATTGGTATTAGGGGATAATGCATCTTCATCTAAACCCATAGAAGAAAGTTCAATCTGTTCAACAGGTTTCCGTTTGGAAGCCATAATTCCTTTTAAATTTGGAATACGCGGTTCGTTCATATCATTTGAGCATGTAACTGCACAAGGTGTTGGGAGCTCGATCATTTCCTGTCCGGAATCACCCTGACGTTTAACAATCAGTTTTCCATCTTCAGCTTTCAAGCCAACCGCATTTGTTGTGTAGGGGAGGTCGAGTAATTCAGCAACCATACTTCCAGTTAATCCTGAATCAGTATCCTGCGATTGTTTTCCAAGTGAGATTACATCGTACTCTTTATCTTCGAAAAATTTGCCCAGGATTCTAGCATAGGTTCCTGAATCATACCTTTCATCACCTGATGTTTGAATGTGCGTTGCTTTATCAGCTCCCATAGCCAAGGCCTTACGAATGGTTTCTGACGCTTTAGCTGAGCCGATACAAACAACTTCAACCTCGCCACCGTGAGCTTCCTTAAGAACCAATGCTTCCTCAACAGCGGAGGCGTCGTAAGCATTAAGGATCATTCGGTCAGCATCTTGAATTAATTGCCCGTCTTTAATTTGCAAAGGTGCGTTAACATCTGGCACCATTTTAATACATACGTAAAATTTCATTCGCTAAATTTTTAGTCTTCTAAAATTAAGTTATGGAACCGCTTTTTTGGGCGCCTAATATACAAAATTGGATTAGTAAATGTACGGATTCAAATACTCTTTTTCTGAATCTTAAGAATTAAATCCAATTGTCATTCTTATAAAAAAGATATCTGACGAACCATTCCACATTTTAAGTTAAGATTATTTTTCAAAGACCGATAAGCTGGTGGTAAAGTATTTAATGTCAGCAAAGGACCGATGAAAAAATTGGGATCAATTTTACTGCTTCTGTGCGTCTGGATATTACCTGTTAGTATCTTTTTGGCATTCTCACATTCTGAGCAAGCAACCCCGCTTGAAGGCAGTGTAGTGACTTCAGATGGGTTCCTTTCAGATTCACAAAATACGGTAGAGGTTGTTTTTTTTGGATATGCTGAATGTGCTTTTATATGTCCTACCTCGGTATCAAAACTAGCGGATGTGATTTACTCTATCAAAGAAGATGATCCAGAAGTAAAGCTTGGGGGTTATTTCTTGGATGTAAATGCTGCATCACAACTAAATCGAGCTCATCAATACAGTCAATTTTTCTCACCAGATATCGTAGGCGTAAATCTCAATAAGCAAGAACTCAATCAGCTTAAGAGAGATTTTGGGATTCAGGTAAAAGATAATTTGGCAAAGGACGGAGAAATAAACCATACCGATCATTTTTACGTGCTTACTGAACTAAACAAAAATTGGAGTATTCATAAAGTGATATCCAATGATGTAAGCACGGAAAAACTTCAGCAAATTTTAACAGAAATCATTTCAAATAGATCAATAAAGTGAAAATGAACAAATCAGGGAGTGGATTATTATTACGATTATTTCCAGCATACGATAGCCGACTATCAAATGGTGTGCTGAGAGGGCTGAGCAATTCGTTTATCGATACTGACCGATTTATGATCAAATTGTTGGCTCTCCACTGGGTAATTGCAGCTACTATTACAGCAATTCCATACAGTACTTATCTATTGGGAATTGTTGGTGGCGGGGTGATTTTTGGAGTAGCCTTTTTAGCTTTTCGTATTAATCCCGGCTCAGTTTGGAGTAGGATGACAATTGGCGCTGCGCTCATGGCTTTTTCAGTTTTATTCATCCAGCAGAACTTGGGTAAAATTGAACTCCATTTTCACATTTTTGTGGCTCTCGCATTTTTACTTAGATACAAAGATATCGCGCCTGTATTAACGGCAGCGGTAACCATTGCTGTACATCATGTGCTGTTCAATGCGGCTCAAATGTATGAGCTTAGTGTTGCAGGAACTCCAATTATGGTTTTTGATTACGGTTGTGGTTGGGATATCGTAGCGCTACATGCTGCATTTGTAGTTGCCGAAACTTTGACAATCGCTCGAATAATCATAAGCCTTACAGATGAGTACATTAACAATGCTGAGGTATTTGATATTCTAGATGACTTAAATGATTCTGCCCGGTATACCAGTCAAGCAGCAGACTCCATTTCTAAATCTGGACAACAGCTGGCAATCGATGCTTCTGATAATTCTCAGGCGGTCGTTGATTCCAACGAATCGATCGAAGAAATGAACAAGAGAATTGTAGATTTAAATGATAAAACCGGAATTGTGAAGAATAAGGTAGATGCAATTTCTTCTAATTCCGCGAAGATGAATGAATCTATGGAAGACCTGAAAAAATCGAGTAGTGATATTTCCAAAATCACTCAGATTATCGACAGTATTGCCTCACAAACAAACCTTTTAGCTTTAAATGCTGCTGTTGAAGCTGCACGTGCAGGTGAAGCTGGGAAGGGATTTGCGGTGGTTACTGAAGAGGTTCGTGTTTTGGCTCAAAAGACAGCCTCATCAGCTACTGAGATTGAAAAAATGGTTGAGGAAAATATTTATAAAGCCGAAGGAGGCACAAAAGTTTCCAGCCAAATATTTAGTCAAATCAATGAGCTCAAAGAATGGATAGAGACTGTACTTGAAAGCAGCGACGCTCAAATTGTACACTTAGATAATCTTAAGAGCACCATTCAGCGAATAGCATCAACGACAGAAAGTACTTCGGGAGCCGCGCAGGAAAATGCAGCAACAGCCGAAGAGTTACAGGGGCAAATTCACACCCTGAAAACATCGATAGAAGAGATTAATAAAAAAGTAGCTGGGCAATCAGATGCCGTGATAAACAATTCAGATCCACACCATCCTTATATAAAAGAGGAGCTAAGCCAAAAATTTGTATATGCAAATGGTGACCTTGATTTAGGTTCTACAAAGACGACTCGGACTTCGTTTGGTGAAGGACAATTATCAAATGGAAATGGATATACGAACGGGAAAAATGGTCACGGACACTAAGTGAATTTTGCCGGCTGAGTACTAATTCTGTAAGCTTTCGTATTCAGATAAATGACCCTGATCGGTTTGTTGTAGCACATCATATGCTTCAAGCCTGACAGCGGTTTCAGCTTCATCGAATATGGCGGCAATTTCCCGGGATTTTGTATCAAAGAAAATGTCGAATAAATAGTTGCTGGTAGATCTTCGCTTAACTTCTTGAATGGATTTCAAAGCAGTTAAAATTTCTTGTCGCGCTTTTTTGGGTTGATCTACAAATTGATCTAAACCGAGTCTGTGATATCTATAATAAGCACTTCTCAGCGGCTGGTAGTTTGTGGAAACTAAATCAGT comes from Balneola sp. and encodes:
- a CDS encoding 4Fe-4S ferredoxin, whose protein sequence is MKNLKLSERLGLVSYRNQAKSEIKAHIIVDTDICNSTCPHKCTTYVCPANCYTMDDNGKVHFQVEDCIECGTCMYACDQGAVDWNYPDPEIGRGVTWNFG
- a CDS encoding electron transfer flavoprotein subunit alpha, which produces MSTILTHIAISDGKIKRSSLEVLSHCKALAESGGHSVEAVIIDEKASSYVEGVQKYGASKIYVVEDPIFKNHMNTPLLKAFANVMEAANPFVVAFASTEGTKDILGALAANQNAAVLPDVSEFELTDDGIKAKRPVMAAKIIAQNEAKGDRVLVSVRSGSYELAENPTEAEVVNIDFNMDESELKSTLKEIISASGDTIDLNEAESIVAAGRGVKDEEGQNLISELASTLNAGIGASRALTEAGVYDPSLQIGQTGKVVSPQLYIAVGISGAIQHVAGMANSKVIVAINKDPDAPIFEIADYGIVGDLYKILPPFIEEIKKIKN
- a CDS encoding electron transfer flavoprotein subunit alpha, translated to MKFYVCIKMVPDVNAPLQIKDGQLIQDADRMILNAYDASAVEEALVLKEAHGGEVEVVCIGSAKASETIRKALAMGADKATHIQTSGDERYDSGTYARILGKFFEDKEYDVISLGKQSQDTDSGLTGSMVAELLDLPYTTNAVGLKAEDGKLIVKRQGDSGQEMIELPTPCAVTCSNDMNEPRIPNLKGIMASKRKPVEQIELSSMGLDEDALSPNTNVLGYEEKPERQAGEKFEGEPDEIAREVAQLLDTKSNVL
- a CDS encoding PIN domain nuclease, yielding MIVLDTHIWLWWLLDEGALTDDERQTLDEAAAAKEIAISAASIWEVELLERKGAIQLQPNLETWIELATKPEVCKVIPIQKEVILAQKKLPDNFPDDPADRLIVATALHYEYGLATKDKTLQELGF
- a CDS encoding electron transfer flavoprotein, producing the protein MDEKFDCIVIGGGVAGLAAAMTLARNNMKFLLIERGEFAGSKNVSGGVLWGSDLAKLVPNYWEDENGGWERFINHRRLTFMDEQSTFSLDFKSSHFDESPYSGVVVLRSKFDNWLSGKVQEAIDASDYAMDSFIATNIKVDEVLMQNDKAVGIKTGEDEFHADSVIIAEGVNNLLTRQVGLQDKYVPADHMLTGIKEIIRFDQEVLEQKFQLNGLSGMSNEFVGWATDGVEGGGFLYTNRDTISLGLVLGIKDMRDKQKSPHDILNHFKTHPTIADIIKDGEIVEYSAHVVSSGDKRAMPKELYKDGILLAGESANLLMNAGKAIQGMDYAMRSGILAAETIVKAKEKGDFTSSTLKEYRKVMDESYVMKDINGFQDAVHLLHTETMQQKVPNLVCDFGRQFFTIKNEPTPKSRDMIKGAIKRHSSIWELAKLGFKAGKSL
- a CDS encoding LLM class flavin-dependent oxidoreductase; this translates as MEFGIYTFVENTPNAETGETLHPAERLQNLMEEIELADELGLDVFAIGEHHREEYVSSSPSTLLAAAATRTKNIRLSSAVTVLGSEDPVRVYQQYSTLDLLSKGRAEIMVGRGSFIESFPLFGYDLQNYSELFSEKLQLLMEIREQENISWQGKYRPSIDDRGVYPRPYQQKIPVWRAVGGTPKSAYEAGAMGMPMAIAIIGGQPAQFKQMADLHRRAAQEHNQPKPALSINSHGFIAETTQKAADIAFPAFKTTMDKIGKERGWPPMSRQQFDASITLKGANVVGSPQDIIDKIIYQHEIFGHDRFLLQMSVGSVPHEKLLRSIELFAKEVAPAVREKLGTPVQ